The DNA segment ATGCTCGCCGTCTACAGGGTAGGCATCTTCGTGACCACTCCCGGCGTGGACCGCAACGTGATGCAGCAGATCGTCGCTGCGGGTTCCGGGACCTTTCTGGGGATGTTCAACCTGTTTTCCGGTGGTGCCCTCGAACAGCTCTCGATCTTTGCGCTGGGCATCATGCCCTACGTCTCTGCGAGCATCATTCTGACGCTGATGAGCGTGGTGATCCCTCATCTAGAGGAGTTAAGAAAGGAAGGTGAGGCGGGTCAGCGAAAGATCAATCAGTACACACGTTACGGGACGGTGTTGCTGAGCTTGATCCAGAGCTTCGGGATCTCGATGTACCTAGAGGGCCTCAACTCCGACCAAACCCAGTTTGGTGACGTCGTGGCCGAGCCTGGATGGGCCTTCCGGCTGCTCACCATGGTATCGCTGACGACCGGTACTGCCTTCATCATGTGGCTGGGTGAGCAGATCACGGAGCGGGGAGTCGGCAACGGAATCTCGCTCATAATCTTTGCGGGCATCGTCGCGAGCTTGCCGGATGCGCTCGTTCAAACCGGCTCGCAGGTCAAGATCGGCCAGATCGAGCCGGTTTCCCTGCTTATCGTGGCCTTCATCTGCCTGGCGGTGGTTGCGGTCATCGTGTTTTTTGAGCGCGCCCAGCGCCGAATTCCGATCCAATACGCCAAGCGCATGGTGGGCCGGAAGATGTACGGCGGCCAATCCTCCCATCTTCCATTGCGCGTCAACGCCTCGGGCGTCATCCCGCCCATCTTCGCCTCCTCGTTGTTGATGTTCCCCCAGACCCTGGCCAATCTGCAGATCCCCGGCATGGAGCGGGTCAGTGCGATGCTCACCTCCGGCGACTGGCGCTACAACTTGACCAACATCGTTCTCATCGTCTTCTTCTGCTTTTTTTATACGGCAGTGACCTTTCAGCCGGTGCAGGTCGCCGACAACCTGAAGAAGCAAAACGCTTTCATTCCAGGGATTCGGCCCGGTAAGGCCACGGCCGAATTCATCGATCGCGTCATGACGCGGATTACCGTCGGAGGAGCCTTGTACGTTGCCACTGTGTGCACCGTGCCCAACCTATTGCAGACCTATTTCAAGGTGCCTTTCTATTTCGGCGGCACGTCGATCATGATCGTGGTTGGGGTTGCGCTCGACACGGTCCAGCAGATCGAGTCGCATCTCATCACGCGGCACTACGAGG comes from the Pseudomonadota bacterium genome and includes:
- the secY gene encoding preprotein translocase subunit SecY, whose translation is MSTFANIGRIPELRRRLLFTLGMLAVYRVGIFVTTPGVDRNVMQQIVAAGSGTFLGMFNLFSGGALEQLSIFALGIMPYVSASIILTLMSVVIPHLEELRKEGEAGQRKINQYTRYGTVLLSLIQSFGISMYLEGLNSDQTQFGDVVAEPGWAFRLLTMVSLTTGTAFIMWLGEQITERGVGNGISLIIFAGIVASLPDALVQTGSQVKIGQIEPVSLLIVAFICLAVVAVIVFFERAQRRIPIQYAKRMVGRKMYGGQSSHLPLRVNASGVIPPIFASSLLMFPQTLANLQIPGMERVSAMLTSGDWRYNLTNIVLIVFFCFFYTAVTFQPVQVADNLKKQNAFIPGIRPGKATAEFIDRVMTRITVGGALYVATVCTVPNLLQTYFKVPFYFGGTSIMIVVGVALDTVQQIESHLITRHYEGLTGPRGSRIRGRRG